Proteins encoded by one window of Conger conger chromosome 1, fConCon1.1, whole genome shotgun sequence:
- the LOC133107487 gene encoding protein S100-P-like yields the protein MFPKAFLGGVLHHGDSLHKCFKRPFHKFSALTWELKSKLFRRSADYITPTDMSKLEGVVTSIIDLFADYSSRDNKKGQLTPGELKTLLEKELSLPELKGKFKGEDVAELMKELDKNHDNQINFREFCGFVVKLTRAFNKAQKEAQKEAKKEDKKEDKKEDKKEEK from the exons ATGTTTCCCAAGGCGTTTTTGGGTGGGGTATTACATCACGGTGACTCACTGCATAAATGCTTTAAAAGGCCTTTCCACAAATTTTCAGCACTCACTTGGGAACTGAAATCCAAATTGTTTCGTCGCTCTGCTGACTACATTACGCCCacag ACATGTCCAAACTGGAGGGGGTAGTGACTTCCATAATTGATCTCTTTGCGGACTACTCCTCAAGGGACAATAAAAAGGGGCAGCTCACGCCTGGGGAGCTGAAGACGCTCCtggagaaggagctgagccTCCCTGAGCTCAAG GGTAAGTTTAAAGGAGAAGATGTAGCAGAGTTAATGAAAGAACTGGACAAGAATCATGATAATCAGATAAATTTCCGGGAGTTCTGCGGGTTTGTGGTAAAGCTGACCCGGGCGTTCAACAAAGCCCAGAAGGAAGCCCAGAAGGAAGCCAAGAAGGAAGACAAGAAGGAAGACAAGAAGGAAGACAAGAAGGAAGAGAAGTAA